In Lactobacillus xylocopicola, the genomic stretch GCCATTAATGGCGAAATTGTCGTGGCTATGACCGACGAAAATGAGGCAACGGTCAAGCGCTTTTATAAGGAGCGCGGACATTACCGCCTGCAGCCCGAAAATGATACCATGAGTCCGATTATCTTACCCAGTGTCAAGATCCTGGGCAAGGTCATTGGCCTCTACCGCAACCGCATCATTTAACGGTTACCTTGCGGACGATTTTTAACTTTTTGGACTAATAAATAATAATAGAACTGTCCCTAGCACTTTAACCAATTAACTTAAAGGCTGGAGGGATGGTTCTTTTTTTGCAAAATAAACTTAAGTTCCTGCAACTTAGCCTGTCTTTGCTTGAGTTGCTGCAGTTCTTGGGTGGTTTTTTGCAATTCAGCATTGACCAGCTGCAGATTTTTAACCAATTGGTAATCCGTCCCACACGCCAAGTCATGACGGTTTTTGATGGCGTGGATTGTCTGCAAAGAAAAACCCAGCTCCTGCAATTCTTTGATCTCGCTGAAGTCATCCTGGTCCTTCGCCGTAAACCAATAATTTTTGCCGCGCCGCGTCGGCGTCAGCAGGTTCAAGTCAACATAGTGCCTGATTGTGTCTCTAGTTGCCCCCGTTTCCCTGATGAAGTCATTTAAAAACATTTTCTCATCTCCTTGACGTCGGGTCGACCCCCGATGCTTTAATTTGGTTAGGAGGAAATTATCATGATTTATCTAACCAAAATTTTAACCATTCTCTACGGTGTCGTGATGGCCCTAGCAACAATTAGTTCCTACCATGAGCTACCCGCCTGGCTCACGCTGTTAAACTTCCTTAGCGGCCTATGCTTAATAGCAGCTAATCTGTTTAACCAGCAAGTTATCACGATTTCCTTTCTGGGAATCCTGCTGCTTGTGGCACTTGCCAACGGTTTTGCCCTTAATGGTCAGGTCAACTGGTTTCATTGGCTACTACGCCTTTTCTTAACTGCTATCTTAGTTTGGCTAAACTGGCCGCAGGGCTAATTCCTTGTCCCACTTGTAAAGGGTAATTTTCCACATGGATTGCAGAAATAAGCTTCACAAGCTTTTTCAGAGTGGTTAGCTTTTATTACGCTGGTTTATTTGTACTTGATTGCAACTTTGTGAAATAACCGACAGTTTCACTCGAGTTCCACAACAGTTTATTTCACAAAGTTGCGCTTAGAGTTTAGCTAGAACTTGCCCAGCTAGTGTTAGTGCACGCCCGTGAGCATCTTTACCCCAGCCCCTTGCTTCATACTCTTCCGGCTTACTTAAGGAATCCGCTGTGAACAAAAGCTGCGCAAAATCAACCTGGCGAAATTGTGCACACGCTGCCAGTGCAGCACATTCCATCTCTACACAAGCTGCCCCTAACTGCTTGAATTGCTGCACCTTGTTGGTGGTCTCCCGGAAAAAGCCGTCGGTCGTCCAGGTGGTCACTTCACGAACCTTAAAATTAATTTCACTCAGCAATTTTTTTATTTGCGCTAAAAAGGGAGATTGCAAGTCAACAAAGTTACCTGGAGCAAGGTAATGAAAAGACGTGCCCTCATCCCGAATCGCCCTGGTTGGAAGCAAAAAGTAGTTCTCCGGTAGTTCAACCAATGCACCAGCTGAGCCAACGGCCAGAACTTGCCGAACTCCATAACTAATTAACCAATCAAGCAGCATTGTAGCTGCAGGAGCCCAAGCTTGGCCTGACAGAAAGTTATTTTTTCCTGGTTCAATTCGACCTCATAAATGGGAATCTTACCCCCAAAAGAGTCGAAATAGCCCCGCAAGCAATGAGCGTGTGTTTTTAAAAAAATGGCAATCGACTCGCTTGAGGTAAAGGCAAACAACAACTTCGGCTGAAACTGATAACCTAATTCAGCTTGTTCGTGGTTGGGCTCTAACACTGCACGTGGATTCTGATCAAAGTCCGTCAAAAATAACTCAGCCATAACTTAGCTCCTCCTAAATATATTGTTAACGATTTTACCATAGAGCAAAAAAGAGAACCATCCTTTTTCAAGGATGATTCTCTTTTAAGTGAATTAACGACGCTTTTCGGCAATACGTGCAGCCTTACCATGACGGTCACGCAAGTAGTAAAGCTTAGCGCGACGTACACGACCATGCCGCAATACTTCTAGCTTAGCGACACGTGGGTCGTTAACCGGAAAAGTACGCTCAACCCCAACACCAGAAGCAAGCTTACGAACAGTGTAAGTTGCAGCAATGCCAGCACCTTTGCGCTTAATTACGACACCTTCAAACATCTGAATACGCTCGTGCGTTCCTTCAACCACCCGAACGTGAACACGGACAGTGTCACCGGCCCGGAAAGCGGGAATATCATCACGTAATTGTTCTTTGGTCAATTCTTGAATTAATGGATCCATTGTATTTCTCCTTCTGCGGCCTTCATTAACGCTCCTTGGCGCCAGCGGAACACCCATAACTATTAGTGCAGTTAAATTCGCACCTCAATTATCTTAGCAAATAACTGCTGGCAAATCAAGCTTGCTCTTCTTCTTTGATTTCAGCCAGCATTAGTTCCTCTTCTTTAGTCAGCTCATAACTTGCAAGTAAGTCGGGCCGCTGCAAGTAAGTTACCCGCAAGGCTTCCTTGTGCCGCCACTGGGCGATTTTTTGGTGATTACCCGAAAGTAAGACTTGCGGCACTTTCATGCCAGCAAAATCTTCTGGTCTGGTGTACTGGGGGTATTCCAATAAGCCACGAGCAAAGCTCTCATCCACCGGAGAAGCTGCATTACCCAAAATCCCGGGTACAAGGCGGACCGTGGCATCAACCATACTCATGGTTGGCAACTCACCACCAGTTAACACATAGTCGCCAATTGATACGACTTCATCAGCCAAATCGTAAATACGCTGGTCAAAGCCTTCATAGTGACCACAAATAAAAGTTAGATTTTCTTCCTGAGACCAGCTTTGGGCGCGCTCTTGGTTAAAGGTCCTACCCTGCGGTGCCGTGATGATTACCTTACCCTGATCTTCTAGTGAATCAAGTGCTTTTTTAATTGGCATTATCTGCAAGACCATTCCAGCTCCACCACCATACGGTGTATCATCCACATGGTGATGAAAATCGGTCGTAAAGTCGCGAAAGTTGACTAGATTAAGTTCCCACTTTCCATCTTCAAGCCCTCGGCCCAGCATTGAGGTAGTCAGGGGCGTAAACATATCAGGAAAAAGCGTCAGTACATTAATCTTCATCGCGCAAGCCCTCCAGTAATTCGACGTAGATCTTTTGCCCAGGAACATCAACTTGCTTAACGACCTCATCAATATAAGGAATTAGGTAAGTATGGCCATTTTTCTCGGTAACTTCCCAGACATCATTGGCTCCTGGCGACTCTATTCCGGTAATCTTACCAAGCGGAGCACCACTTTGCTGGTCTACAACCGTACAGCCCAAAATATCGTGGTAGTAGTACGCATCTTCCGGCAGTTCGTGCTGGTCCGCTTCGCTGACCACTAGCATCTTTCCCTTCAGCTCCGCTGCCGCAGCAAGTTCAGCAACTTCGGCAAAACTAACGAGCCAAAATTGTTGGAACGGCCGGCTGCTTGCAACCGTCAAAATCCTTTCCGGGTCATCTTTTAAGGCCAGCTGCTGGCCGGGGGTGAAACGTTCCGCCGGAAAATCAGTTACTAATTTAACCTTTAATTCACCCTTTAAACCATGTGTTGTCAATATTTGTGCAACATCATAAAATTGCATCTTGTCTCCTAATCCAAAGAAAAAAGTTTGAAGCATGCGGCTTCAAACTTTTAACTAACCTGTTCACTACTTGGTGAATTTTGATTCATGCAGCTTCTTCATTAAGCCGGCACCCGAAAGAAGTGACCGCACAGTATCTGAAGGTTGTGCACCCTTCTTCAACCATTCCAAAATCTTGTCTTCTTCAAGCTTCAATTCTTTTGGCTCTGAAATTGGGTTGTAGTAACCAACTTCTTCAACAAAACGACCATCACGAGGCATTCTTGAGTCCGCAACAACGATTCTGTAGAATGGTTTTCTCTTGGCACCCATCCGGCGCATCCGAATTTTTACTGACATATTTAGTTTCCTCCTCAAAGTTACGAATATTAATATAGCATCTTTTATTTTAGGTGTAAAGTGTTTTTACTTAACAGCTGAAATTAGCTCTACTTTAAGAACGGAAACGCTTGACTTTCATCCTTTTCTTTTTATTTTTCTTAAACTTCTTACCCATGTGGCGCATTGCCATCTTGGCCATCGGCGAATCCATGCCTGGCAACTGGTCCATCCCCTTAAGGTTGCCCTTAGTGATCTTGCTCATCATGTCCCGGGCCTGCTTAAACTGCTTGATCATCCGGTTAACTTCCACGATGGGCCGGCCTGAACCGGCTGCAATTCTACGTCGCCGGCTCGGATTTAGTAATTCTGGGTCCTCACGTTCCTGCTCGGTCATCGAGGAAACAATGGCCTTAACGTAGGTGATTTGCTTTTTATCAAAATTGGCGTTTTTGAGCTGCGGGTTGTCAGCCATGCCAGGAATCATCTTCATAATCTGGTCAAGTGGTCCCAT encodes the following:
- the rpsP gene encoding 30S ribosomal protein S16 yields the protein MSVKIRMRRMGAKRKPFYRIVVADSRMPRDGRFVEEVGYYNPISEPKELKLEEDKILEWLKKGAQPSDTVRSLLSGAGLMKKLHESKFTK
- the rimM gene encoding ribosome maturation factor RimM (Essential for efficient processing of 16S rRNA), coding for MQFYDVAQILTTHGLKGELKVKLVTDFPAERFTPGQQLALKDDPERILTVASSRPFQQFWLVSFAEVAELAAAAELKGKMLVVSEADQHELPEDAYYYHDILGCTVVDQQSGAPLGKITGIESPGANDVWEVTEKNGHTYLIPYIDEVVKQVDVPGQKIYVELLEGLRDED
- the rplS gene encoding 50S ribosomal protein L19, with the protein product MDPLIQELTKEQLRDDIPAFRAGDTVRVHVRVVEGTHERIQMFEGVVIKRKGAGIAATYTVRKLASGVGVERTFPVNDPRVAKLEVLRHGRVRRAKLYYLRDRHGKAARIAEKRR
- a CDS encoding MerR family transcriptional regulator, with protein sequence MFLNDFIRETGATRDTIRHYVDLNLLTPTRRGKNYWFTAKDQDDFSEIKELQELGFSLQTIHAIKNRHDLACGTDYQLVKNLQLVNAELQKTTQELQQLKQRQAKLQELKFILQKKNHPSSL
- the trmD gene encoding tRNA (guanosine(37)-N1)-methyltransferase TrmD, translated to MKINVLTLFPDMFTPLTTSMLGRGLEDGKWELNLVNFRDFTTDFHHHVDDTPYGGGAGMVLQIMPIKKALDSLEDQGKVIITAPQGRTFNQERAQSWSQEENLTFICGHYEGFDQRIYDLADEVVSIGDYVLTGGELPTMSMVDATVRLVPGILGNAASPVDESFARGLLEYPQYTRPEDFAGMKVPQVLLSGNHQKIAQWRHKEALRVTYLQRPDLLASYELTKEEELMLAEIKEEEQA